One stretch of Ipomoea triloba cultivar NCNSP0323 chromosome 8, ASM357664v1 DNA includes these proteins:
- the LOC116027649 gene encoding ankyrin repeat-containing protein ITN1-like — protein MDVENPPPPPPLPPPHPHPHPSNPLVLVLPPPSPSHNPGPLLPHSRSHQLYRNLLNHELQLRKEKCKALYHAAINGDWKTAEGILLDRPNYARDSITTRKDTVLHVAALGGNTLFVRKLVEMLMSSEDLEVQNDYGCTPFYNAVVSGVVENAKCMIEKNDSLPRIRSYGEITPIHQAALQRHKDMVSYLHTVTPLEYLERHERIELLKITIYNHMHVHNGIEEECLANTQAGELLDIIWEEHHKLPDYEFREVITREYEILHYAAKEGNVEFLDMILESKPDLFCERNKSGQTILHVAVLYRQQNVVSYICNKQGYKDIMTLLLDDNGNNVLHLAAKAGNTLLSQDAADDHLLIDEEMEAFAVPENKKHKEEKIMPESALRLSTAALQYEREISWFMGVEKIVPSSYHYMRNMEGKTPKQLFLKEHMELKINAEKSIRGTADSCMIVATLIATVAFSAAFTAPGGNDDKTGIPKFIKRTSFTVFTISDAVAMIFSMLSILTFLSILIWRNRDDNFHVALQRLFLGFAAMGVSICGMLFAFTSAFFLVYDWAWQPILIASFAAVPIASFLFLNTRLWIDAIGSMLLKLLRFSKQQIKKP, from the exons ATGGATGTTGAAAATCCTCCTCCTCCccctcctcttcctcctcctcatcctcatcctcatccttCCAACCCTCTCGTTCTCGTCCTTCctcctccttctccttctcACAACCCAGGCCCTCTTCTTCCACATTCTCGTTCTCATCAGTTATATCGTAATTTACTTAATCATGAACTTCAACTTCGAAAAG AAAAATGCAAAGCTCTGTATCATGCTGCCATAAATGGGGACTGGAAAACTGCAGAAGGTATTCTACTTGACAGACCAAATTACGCTCGTGATAGCATTACAACAAGAAAGGACACGGTTCTTCACGTTGCAGCCTTGGGAGGAAACACATTATTTGTGAGGAAGCTAGTGGAGATGCTAATGTCAAGTGAAGATTTGGAAGTACAAAATGACTATGGATGTACTCCATTCTATAACGCGGTTGTATCGGGAGTAGTGGAAAACGCTAAGTGTATGATAGAAAAGAATGATAGTCTACCACGTATCCGGTCGTACGGTGAGATCACCCCTATCCATCAGGCGGCTTTGCAACGACATAAGGATATGGTTTCTTACCTCCACACTGTCACACCTTTGGAGTACTTGGAGCGCCATGAACGCATTGAGCTTCTCAAAATTACTATTTATAACCACATGCATG tgcacaatggaattgaagaagaatgTTTAGCAAATACACAAGCGGGAGAGTTACTTGACATTATTTGGGAAGAGCATCATAAGCTACCTGATTATGAGTTTAGAGAAGTAATTACGCGTGAATATGAGATACTTCACTACGCTGCAAAAGAGGGGAATGTTGAGTTTCTAGACATGATTCTTGAGAGTAAGCCTGATCTGTTTTGTGAGCGCAATAAAAGCGGGCAGACTATCCTCCATGTTGCTGTGTTATACCGACAACAGAATGTTGTGAGTTATATATGCAATAAACAAGGCTATAAAGATATCATGACTCTCCTCCTTGACGATAACGGGAACAACGTTTTGCATTTAGCCGCAAAGGCTGGAAACACATTATTGTCTCAGGATGCAGCTGATGACCACCTATTGATTGATGAG GAAATGGAGGCATTCGCAGTGCCAGAAAACAAGAAACATAAGGAGGAGAAGATTATGCCAGAATCAGCTCTTCGGTTATCCACAGCAGCCCTTCAATATGAAAGAGAGATTTCATGGTTTATG GGTGTGGAGAAGATTGTGCCGTCATCATATCACTACATGAGAAATATGGAGGGCAAAACCCCAAAGCAATTGTTTTTGAAAGAGCACATGGAATTAAAGATAAACGCAGAAAAATCCATTAGAGGCACAGCAGATTCATGCATGATTGTGGCAACCTTAATCGCCACCGTGGCGTTTTCTGCGGCCTTCACTGCACCAGGTGGTAATGATGACAAGACAGGCATACCCAAATTTATAAAACGGACAAGTTTTACAGTTTTCACAATATCGGATGCTGTGGCAATGATCTTCTCGATGTTGTCAATTCTCACATTCTTATCCATCCTCATTTGGCGCAACAGGGACGATAATTTTCATGTGGCATTGCAAAGATTGTTCCTAGGATTCGCAGCAATGGGTGTGTCCATATGCGGGATGCTCTTTGCTTTTACCTCTGCCTTCTTTCTGGTGTATGACTGGGCATGGCAGCCAATTCTCATTGCCTCATTTGCGGCTGTGCCAATTGCTTCCTTCTTGTTCCTAAATACTAGGCTGTGGATTGATGCTATTGGGTCAATGTTGCTTAAGTTGCTTCGCTTCTCGAAGCAGCAAATTAAAAAACCTTAA